One window of Drosophila busckii strain San Diego stock center, stock number 13000-0081.31 chromosome 3L, ASM1175060v1, whole genome shotgun sequence genomic DNA carries:
- the LOC108599128 gene encoding reticulon-4 receptor produces the protein MSRRRSSAMAITMSSSSSSSMWCWWWAVLVVALGLLLVVPTNGLANCPNGCECDDETLMVNCGVGTLDVLPIALNPSIQRLVIKNNKLKTIDSSMTFYSQLTFLDLSYNDMVSLPEDSFKYHAKLQQLHLNHNKIGQVSNRTFRGLSNLSVLNLRGNLLAELEYGCFTPMLKLEELNLGQNRISHIDAHALDKLSQLRVLYLDDNTLTTMPAELTFKALPNLAELYLGTNSFMSLPAGSFKELLGLTHLDMRGAGLHNISSAAFANLSALRYLDLSDNRLAAVPTAALATLGRLEQLYLGQNDFQSIASGAFEGLRELRQLHISGAQHLQRIDAGAFVGNSNLELLNLSSNKQLSVLQPSALASFPHLHTVLLKENQLHTLADALLPWADLQTLELADNPFVCDCQLMWLRNLLISRNGSQQHAPVICGYPANLRGLPLTQLAEPLLGCAHGAANKQAIIGIVVVVCAALTTGLALVLYTCRRRLRELIKGHSALGRKEREYQKTFSDEEYMTRAPAGAAAYPSFNSQHYLGSRAGIPVTEL, from the coding sequence ATGAGCAGACGACGCTCGTCGGCAATGGCAATTACCatgtcgtcgtcatcatcatcatcaatgtggtgctggtggtgggcagtgctggtggtggcgcttgggctgctgctggtcgTGCCGACAAATGGTTTGGCAAATTGTCCAAATGGCTGTGAATGCGATGACGAAACGCTGATGGTTAACTGCGGTGTGGGCACGCTCGATGTGCTGCCCATAGCGCTGAATCCTTCGATACAGCGTCTGGTGATCAAGAATAACAAACTAAAGACCATCGATTCGTCGATGACGTTTTACTCGCAGCTAACATTCTTGGACTTGAGCTACAACGATATGGTTAGTTTGCCAGAGGATTCGTTTAAATATCatgccaagctgcagcagctgcatttgaatCACAACAAGATTGGCCAAGTGAGCAATAGAACGTTCAGGGGATTGAGCAACCTAAGCGTGTTGAATTTGCGTGGCAATTTGCTGGCTGAGCTGGAGTACGGCTGCTTTACGCCCATGTTGAAGCTGGAGGAGCTGAATCTGGGACAGAATCGCATCAGTCACATCGATGCGCATGCGCTGGATAAGCTAAGTCAGCTGCGTGTGCTTTACCTGGACGACAATACGCTGACCACAATGCCGGCTGAGTTGACATTCAAGGCGCTGCCGAATCTGGCGGAGCTTTACCTGGGCACCAATTCGTTTATGAGCTTGCCAGCGGGCAGCTTCAAGGAGCTGCTTGGACTAACGCATTTGGATATGCGTGGCGCAGGGCTGCATAatataagcagcgctgcttttgctaatTTAAGTGCGCTGCGTTATTTGGATCTAAGCGATAATCGCTTAGCAGCGGTGCCTACAGCTGCGCTTGCGACGCTTGGGCGACTGGAGCAGCTTTACTTGGGCCAGAACGATTTTCAGTCCATAGCTAGCGGCGCTTTTGAGGGACTGCGCgagctgcggcagctgcacaTAAGCGGCGCGCAGCATTTGCAGCGCATTGACGCCGGCGCCTTCGTTGGCAACAGCAATCTGGAGCTGCTGAATCTGTCGTCGAACAAGCAGCTCAGCGTGCTGCAGCCCAGCGCGCTGGCAAGTTTTCCACATTTGCATACAGTGCTGCTCAAGGAGAATCAGCTGCACACGCTGGCGGACGCGCTGCTGCCCTGGGCGGACCTGCAAACGCTTGAGCTGGCGGACAATCCGTTTGTATGCGATTGCCAGCTAATGTGGCTGCGTAACTTGCTCATCAGTCGCaatggcagccagcagcatgCGCCTGTCATCTGCGGCTATCCGGCCAATTTGCGCGGCTTGCCGCTGACGCAGCTGGCGGAGCCGCTGCTGGGCTGCGCGCATGGCGCTGCCAATAAACAAGCGAtcattggcattgttgttgttgtgtgcgcTGCGCTAACCACAGGGCTGGCGCTAGTGCTCTACACCTGTCGCCGCCGTCTGCGTGAGCTAATCAAGGGACACTCGGCGCTGGGACGCAAAGAGCGCGAGTATCAGAAAACCTTTTCGGATGAGGAGTACATGACGCGTGCGCCGGCTGGTGCCGCAGCTTATCCCAGCTTCAACTCGCAGCATTATTTGGGCAGCCGCGCGGGCATTCCAGTGACTGAGCTATAG